The segment CGGCCAGCGCCTCCGCCAGCGCGCGCCCGGCATGGGGATTGTGCCCGCCGTCCAGCCAGAGCTCGGCGTCGGCCGCCCGCGCCATCTCGCCATAGGGCCCGGCGGTCAGCCGCTGCATCCGCGCCGGCCAGGTCGCGCCGGAAATGCCGGCCGCGATCGCCGCCTCGGGCAGGTCGAGCTCCAGCGCGACCGCGACCGCCAGCCCCGCATTGGCGATCTGGTGCGGACCGCGCAGGCCCGGCGCGGGCAGATCGAGGAACCGCTCCTGATCCTGAAACACCATGCCGCCGCGCTCGGCCCAGGCGTCGAAATCCGTGCCCATGACGGTCAGCGGCGTCAGGACCGAGGCCGCCCTCGCCTCGATCACGGCCATCGCCGCCGCCTGCTGGCGGGCCACGATGCCGCGCGCCCCGGCCTTCAGGATGCCCGCCTTCTCGCCGGCGATGCCCTCGATCCGAGTGCCCAGGAACTCGGCGTGGTCGTAGTCGACGGGCGCGATCACGCTCAGCAGCGGGCGGTCGATGACGTTGGTCGCATCCAGCGATCCGCCCAGCCCCACCTCAATGATGGCCAGGTCGGCGGGCACCTCGGCCATGGCGACGAAGGCGGCGGCGGTGGTGGTTTCGAAGACCGTGGCCTCGACGCCGCGCACGGCCTCGATCCGGTCGAGGATGGCGGACAGGCGCGCGTCCGCGATCAGCTCGCCTTCCAGCCGGATCCGCTCGTTGAACCGCACCAGATGCGGCGAGGTATAGACATGGACCTTCAGCCCCGCCGCCTCCGCCATGGCGCGGATGAAGGCGATGGTCGAACCCTTGCCGTTGGTCCCGGCCACATGGATCACGGGCGGCAGCTGCATCTGGGGCTGGCCCAGAACGGCGCACAGGGTCCGCATCCGGTCCAGCGACAGGTCGATCTTCTGGGGATGGCGAGCCAGCAGGCGGGCGGAAACGGGGTCCATACTGTCCCTTACCCTACCTTATGCATGAGGAAGAGGGCGTGAGGGCCGACCTAAGCGGCCTGACGTCGTCCGCCCATCAGCATCGACAGGATCTTGCCGAGCGTGGCGGGCAGGTCGGCGCGGGGGACGACGCGATCGACCATGCCCTTTTCCTGCAGATACTCCGACCGCTGGAAGCCGGGTGGCAGCTTTTCTCGGATGGTGGTCTCGATCACCCGCGGACCGGCGAAGCCGATCAGGGCCCCGGGCTCGGCCAGATGCACGTCGCCGAGCATCGCATAGGAGGCGGTGACGCCGCCCGTCGTCGGGTCGGTGAGGACCACGACATAGGGAAGCCGGGCGTCCTTCAGTTCCTGAACGGCCAGGGTGGTCCGGGCCATCTGCATCAGGCTGAGCGCGCCTTCCTGCATCCGCGCGCCACCGGCGGCGGTGAAACAGACCAGGGGGACATTGCGCGCGATGGCGGCATGGGCGGCGGCGATGAAGCCCTCGCCCGCCGCCATGCCCAGCGATCCGCCCATGAAGGCGAAGTCCTGGACCACGGCCACGGCCGGTGTGCCGCCGATGTCGCCGAAGCCGATCGACATGGCGTCCTTCAGTCCGGTGGCCTTGCGCGCCGCGATCAGCCGCTCGCGATAGGGCTTGCCGTCCGAAAACTTCAGCGGGTCCTCGGCCACCTCGGGCGAGGCGATGGGTTCGTAGGCACCGCCGTCGAAGGTGTAGCCCAGCCGCTGCGATGCGTTGATCCGCATGTGGCGGCCGGACGGCGTGACCCACAGGGCGGTCTCGAGGTCCGGGCGGTACAGCATGTCGCCGCTGTCCGGATCCTTGACCCACAGATTGTCGGGCGTCTCGCGCCGGCTGACGATCTTGCGGACGCCGGGGGCGAAGCGGCTGAGCCAGCCGCCGCGTTTCTCGGGGGGTTTGGGAGGGGTCTTTTCGGCCATTCCGTGTCTCTAGACGTTTTCGGCGACGCGCGCACCGCGCACGGCGTCGGCCAGGGCCTTCACCTTGGCCAGAACGCGAAGTGCGACCGGTTCGTTCGCGTCGAGGGCGGCGGCAACCTCGTCGACCAGCACCGATCCGGCCACCACGGCATCGGCGACGCGGGCGATCTCGGCGGCGCGTTCAGGGGTCCTGACCCCGAAGCCGACGGCGACGGGCAGGCCCGAGGCCCGGCGGACACGCGCGACGGCGGGGGCGACCGAGGCCGACTGGGCCTCCTTCACGCCAGTGACCCCGGCGACGGAGACATAATAGACGAAGCCCGAGGTGCGCCGGGCGATGACCTCCAGCCGCGCATCGTCCGAGGTCGGCGTGGCCAGGCGGATCAGGGAGACCGACGCCGCGTCCAGCGCATCGGTCAGGGGATCGGCCTCTTCCGGCGGGCAGTCGACGACGATGCAGCCATCCACCCCGGCGGCGGCCGCGTCTCGGGCGAAGGCGTCGTAGCCATAGGACTCGATCGGATTGAGGTACCCCATCAGGATCAGGGGCGTGTCGGCGTCCCCCTCGCGGAAGGCGCGGGCCAGGTGGAGCGTGCCCTTCAGCGTCAGGCCGGCCTTGAGCCCCCGCAGCGCCGCGCGCTGGATCGGCGGCCCCTCGGCCATCGGGTCGCTGAACGGAAAGCCCAGCTCGATGATGTCGGCCCCGGCGGCGGGCAGGCCGCGCAGGATCGCCATGGCCTCGTCCCGCGAGGGGTCGCCGGCCATCACATAGGCCACGAACCCGGCCCGGCCCTCGACCTTCAGCGCGGCGAAACGGGCGTCGATACGGGAGGTGGTCATGACGCGGGCGTCACCGGGGAAGCCGGGGTCGCCGTGCAGACGTCGCCGGGCACGACGGCGAAAGCCAGGTACGCGGGACCGGCCGGATCGGCGGTGTTCTGACCTGCGAAGGCCAGGACCTGGAAGGCGTCGCAGCCACCGCCCTCCTTCCGGCGGACATAGACGATGCGGTTGTCGCGACCGTCGGCGGCCAGCCAGCCCTGACGCTGGAAGTCAGCGTCATAGGCCTCCATCGCCGCCTCTGCGGCACCTTGCGTCGTCGCGACACAGGTCGCGATGGCGGTCAGGGCGGTGCGGCCGCCGCAGGTCGCATCCGCCCGGGCATTGGCGACGGTCGGCAGGACCACCGGCAGGGCGGGAACGGTCTGGGTCAAGGCCGCCAGAAGGGACAGCAGAATCATGGTTCTTAAAGCTCCACGCCCAGATGCCGGGCCACGGCGAAGATGTCCTTGTCGCCGCGTCCGCACATGTTCAGCACGACGTCGCCGCCGGTACCGATCTCGGCGGCGATCTCGCCGATGCGGGCCAGGGCGTGGCTGGGTTCCAGGGCGGGGATGATCCCCTCCAGCTTCGAGCACAGCTGGAAGGCCTCCAGCGCCTCGGCGTCGGTGGCGGCGCGGTATTCGGCCCGGCCCATGTCCTTCAGCCAGGCGTGCTCGGGGCCGATGCCGGGATAGTCGAGACCGGCCGAGATGGAATGGCCCTCCAGGATCTGGCCGTCGGCGTCCTGCAGCAGATAGGTCCGGTTGCCGTGCAGCACGCCGGGGCGGCCGCCCTGAAGCGAGGCCGCATGGTCGGGGCCGTCCAGACCGCGCCCGGCCGCCTCGATGCCGATCATCCGCACACCCGCATCCCCTATGAAGGGGTGGAACAGGCCGATGGCGTTGGACCCCCCGCCGATGGCCGCGACCACGGCGTCGGGCAGCTTGCCGCGCCGGGCCTGCATCTGGACCTTCGTCTCCTTGCCGATCACCGACTGGAAGTCGCGGACCATGGCGGGATAGGGGTGCGGACCCGCCGCCGTGCCGATCAGATAGTAGGTGTCCTCGACATTGGTGACCCAGTCCCGCATCGCCTCGTTCATCGCGTCCTTCAGCGTGCCGCGACCGGAGGTGACGGGGATGACCTCGGCCCCCAACAGCTTCATGCGGAAGACGTTCGGAGACTGACGCTGGACGTCGGCCGCACCCATGTAGACGACGCATTGCAGGCCGAAGCGGGCGCAGACCGTCGCGGTGGCGACGCCGTGCTGGCCGGCGCCGGTCTCGGCGATGATCCGCTTCTTGCCCATCCGCATGGCCAGCAGGATCTGGCCCATGCAGTTGTTGATCTTGTGCGCACCCGTGTGGTTCAGCTCGTCGCGCTTGAACCAGATGTTGGCGGCCCCGTAGTGGTCGGTCAGGCGCTGGGCCAGATACAGCGGGCTGGGCCGGCCGACATAGTGGGTCAGATAGTCGTCCAGCTCGGCCTGGAAGGTCGGATCGGCCTTGCAGCGCTCATAGGCGTGGTTCAGCTCCAGCACCAACGGCATCAGGGTCTCGGCCACGAACCGGCCGCCATAGGGGCCAAACCGGCCTTCGCCGTCGGGCATCGCATATTCGTTGGGGATGATGGCGTTCACGGGCGACAGCTTTCACGCAAGGGCGTGCCGGAAATGCGGCGGGGGGAAATGATCAGGCCACAGCCTTCAGGAAGGCCGCGATCCGGGCCGCGTCCTTAACACCGGGGTCGCTTTCGACGCCAGAGGACACGTCCAGCAGGGGAGCGCCGCTGATCGCCGCAGCCGCAACCGCATTGTCGGGCGTCAGACCCCCGGCCAGGAACCAGTCGTGGCGAAAGGCCCGACCCCGCATCATGGCCCAGTCGAAACGGGCTCCGACCCCGCCCGGCAGGTCGGAGCCGGAGGGCGGCCGGGCGTCGAACATCAGGTGCTCGGCGTGGTCCTCCCAGACGTCGGCGGCGTCGAGATCGGCCGGCGTGGAGACCGACAGGACCTTGACGATCCCCGCCCCCGTGAGCCGCCGCACCTCATGCGCCCGGGCCACACTCTCGCGCCCGTGCAGCTGGACGAAGTCGGGCCGCAGGTGGGCCCCGATGCGGCTCAGCAGGTCGTCGTCGGCATCGACGGTCACCGCCACGATCGCGGCCCGGCCGCGCACCCGCTCGAACAGGGGCCGGGCATCCTCGGGCGTGATGTTGCGGGGGCTACGGGCGAAGAACACCGCGCCGACGAAGGCCGCGCCATGCTCCAGGGCGGCGTCCAGGGTGTCGGGTGTGGTCAGGCCGCAGATCTTGACCCGGGTCATGGAGCGAATGCCGGCATACCTTCAGCGAGCGACGCCTGTTGCAGGCACCGATCGAAGGTTGCGAATGCAGCATTCAGCCTCAGGGCGATCGCGAGATGCAGGGCGTCGGGAGCGCGCAGCCTGTAATGCCGGACGACCAGCAGCCGCGCCGACACGTGATCGCTCGCTTGCACAGGATATTTGCCGCCCTGATCGCGTGTCCATGAATCGAAGATGGCTTCAACTTCAGGGACGAGTTCGACCTTGAGATATCCCTGGCGGACCTTGGTCCGGATCGCTGCGCTGAACTCCGCCGCCGCCCAGTCCGAAACCAGGAAAGGCGCATCCCGGTCCAGCCACGCTTCAGCCTGGAGGGAATGGGCATCCTCGGTGAATGCCGCCACCAGCACGCTCGTATCCAGGACGACGTTCAATAGCGGTAGTCGTCACGCATGGCCTGAACCGTGTCGATGACGGGAGTCTTTCCCGTCGAACCGGCTTCGCGGAGGCGCCGGAGCGCCTGAACGTCGATACGCCGGGTGGCCGGACGTTCAGGCTCGATCGGGATCACTCGCGCAACAGGACGACCCCGCCGTGTTATGGTCACGGCTTCGCCGTCCAGCATCCGATCGATGATTCGCGGCAGCTGGTCCTTCGCCATGGCGATCGAGTATTCGCTCATCCTCATAACATAGCCATCTGCATGGCCATCGTCCAGATCAGTCCCGGTCACACCCCCCGTCGGAGTGAGGCACGAATGCCGGTCCTGTCAGGCGAAGATCGATCCGATTTCCCCCTCGCGCGCCAGCCGCCACGCGCCGGGGGCCAGGTCGTCCGGCAGCGCCAGCCCGCCGACCCGCTCCCGGTGCAGGGCCTCGACGTGGTTGCCCACGGCCGCGAACATCCGCCGCACCATGTGATAGCGGCCCTCGGTCACCGTCAGGCGGGCTTCGGTCGGCGACAGAACCTCCAGCACGGCCGGGGCCAGGGGCTTGTCCTCGCCCTCCAGCACCAGACCTCCGGCCGCGAACACATCGCCCTCGGTACCATCCAGCGGCCGGGCCAGGGTGGCGCGATAGACCTTGGCGACATGGCGCTTCGGCGAGATCACCCGGTGCAGCAGGTCGCCGTCGTCGGTCAGGAGCAGCAGGCCCGAGGTCTGCTTGTCCAGCCGCCCGATGGTCGAGATCGCCGGATCGCGCCGCCGCCAGCGGTCGGGCAGGACGTCATAGACCAGATCGCCGTCCTCCTTGTGCGAACAGGTCATGCCGAGCGGCTTGTTCAGGATCAGCACCAGGCCGGCGGGCGGATCCAGCGGGCGACCGTCGACCTGCATCCGGTCCGGCAGGTCGGGGGTGACAGAGATCCGTCTGGAGACATCGGTCAGGTCGGCCCCGTCCAGCACGATACCGCCGACCTTGCCCAGCCGCGCGATCTCGGAGCGCGAGCCGTAGCCGAGAGAACCCAGCAGCTTATCCACGCGGGATGTTTTTTCCTTCGTCATTCCGGGCGCAGCGCAGCGAAGACCCGGAACCCAGCGGCGCGCGAGAGCGCGAAACTGTCGCGGAGACTAGCGGTCGATACAGCGTGCGAGAACAGATCGCCTTCGGCGCCGCTGCGTCCCCCGGTCTCGCTGCGCTCGCCGGAGGATGACGAAAGGGAGGAAACGGCGGTCATTTCTGAGCCCAAAAGACCTTGAACGCGCCGTTGTCGCCGATCGGCTCTACCCGCTTGAACAACGCCTTCAGCTCGGCCTCGTAAGGGAGGTGGCGATTGGCCACCATCCACAACTCGCCGCCCTTGGTCAGCATCTGGGCCGCCTTCTGGATGAAGGCCAGTCCCAACCGCTTCGTCTCGGCCCCTCCGTCGTGGAACGGGGGGTTCATGACGATGAAGTTCAAATCCCCGGTGCCCTCGATGGAGCGGGCGTCTGCCCATTCGAACTGTGCTCTTGGATCGATCACGTTCTTCTTGGCCATCTCGATCGCTCGGCGATCAATGTCGATCATTCGCAAGGAAGTGACCTTTGAAAATTCGTCAAGGATCGACCAAGAAAGAACGCCTGTCCCGCACCCCAGATCTGCTCCAGCGCCCTTCAGACCCATGTCGCTGCCTTGGTGCAGAAGCTGACCTTCGAGAAACGCAGATCCCGCATCAATGCGATCCCAAGCGAACACGCCGGGCTGGGTCCACAGGATTTGTCCGTTATCCGTTTCAAAGGTTTGAGGTGATGCCCCAGCAATCGCTTCTTCGATCCCCGTCACGCGCCCGGGCTTCACCACCACGCAACGCCGGTGGTGAGCCTTGGCGCTCTCACCCACCTCCAGCCCGAAGGCCTCGAGTTCCTTCTTCAGACGAGACCCGCCCCGGTCCTTGGGCGCCATGACGTCGAGCCGCCCGCCGACCTTCAGGGCGCGCAGGGCCTGGGCCAGGGTGTAGCGCCGCTCCAGCACACCGGGCGGGGCGTAGATCATGGCGCCCTCGACAGAGTCGTCGGGCAGGCTTTCCAGCGCCGTCGAGCCGGGGATCAGGGGCGAGGTCTGGGTCGCGGTGCCGGGCGGATCGAAGACCAGCGGCGGGCGGCCGTAGAGGATCATTGTCGTCATCGGCGCTGCATAGCGCCTCAGGCCTCCCTCTCCCAGAGGGAGAGGGCTTGAGCGCACGGAGGCGAAGCCGCCGTCCTGGCGCGAAAGGGTGAGGGGTTGCGTTGTGAACCGGTGAGGTCTTGACCCCTCACCCTTTCGGTTTGCGGATCGCTGCGCTCTCCGAACCTCAAGCCCTCTCCCTCCGGGAGAGGGAAACTATGCGCGCTCCACGCACATGGCCACGCCCATGCCGCCGCCGATGCACAGGGTCGCAAGGCCTTTCTTGCCGCCCGAGCGCTTCAGCTCATGCAGCAGGGTCGTCAGGATTCGGGCGCCCGAGGCTCCGATCGGGTGGCCGATGGCGATGGCCCCGCCGTTGACGTTCACCTTGGCGGGGTCGAGGCCCAGTTCCTTCAGCACGCACAGGCTCTGGGCGGCGAAGGCCTCGTTGGATTCGACGCGGTCGAGGTCGGCGACGGTCCAGCCGGCCTTTTCCAGCGCCTTGCGGGACGCCGGGATCGGACCGGTGCCCATGATGGCCGGATCGACGCCGGCGGTGGCCCAGGAGCGGATGGTGGCCAGGGGTTCCAGACCCCGCGCCTTCGCGTCATCGGCCGACATGAGCACCATAGCCGCCGCGCCGTCGTTGAGCCCCGAGGCGTTGGCGGCGGTGACCGAGCCGTCCCTGGTGAAGGCCGGACGCAGTTTTTCCATCGATTCCAGCGTCGCCCCGTGGCGGATGTATTCGTCCCTGTCGACGGTGACGTCACCCTTCTTGCCCGGGATCACGACGGGGACGATCTCCTCGTCGAACTTTCCGGACGTCTGGGCGGCCTCGGCCTTGTGCTGGCTGGCCAGGGCGAAGGCGTCCTGGTCGGCGCGGCTGATCTGGTATTTTTCGGCGATGTTCTCGGCCGTCTGACCCATGTGGTAGCCGTTGAAGGCGTCCCACAGGCCGTCCTTGATCATGGTGTCGGTGAAGGCGACATCGCCCATCTTGTGGCCGGTGCGCAGGTGCTGGGCATGCGGGGCCTGGCTCATGCTCTCCTGGCCGCCCGCGACGATGATCTTCGCATCGCCCAGGGCGATCTGCTGATAGCCGAGGGCGACGGCCCTCAGACCCGAACCGCAGATCTGGTTCAGGCTCCAGGCCGGGGTTTCCTTCGGAATGCCCGCCCCCATCGAGGCCTGGCGCGCAGGCCCCTGACCGGCGGCGGCCTGCAGCACGTGGCCCAGAATGACCTCGTCCACCTCGGCCGGATCGACGCCGGCCCGTTCCAGCGCGGCCTTGATGGCGATCTCGCCCAGCCTGGAGGCCGGCAGGGACGACAGGGCGCCGAGGAAGGAACCCACGGGCGTGCGGGCGGCGGAGACGATGACGACGTCGGTCATGAGCGGGGTGTCCTTGATCGGGTCTTGACGGGCGGGGTGCCCGTTAGGCCGGGGGTAGGGTTTCGTGGCGTTTCTGCCGCATCGCGCGGCATTCGTCACCTGTGGGATTCTCGTTCAGGTGAAAGTCATGAGGTTGCGTCACTATCCGGGCAACGTCAGGCAGAACCGCCGAGATGGTGACCCATGCTGCATATTCTGAAGCGCCACGCCGCCCGCATCTGCACCCCCGATCAGATCGATCTGGAGGAGCACTACCAGTCGCGCGCCGAACACACCGCCGATCTGGTCGTCCACGTCGTCGGCCTGACGCTGGCGGCGGTCGGCGGTCTGGTCCTGGCCATCCTGTCGGCGATCTACGGCGGGGTGGCCGCCGCGACGGCGACCGGCGTCTATGCCCTGTGTCTGGTGGCCATGCTGACAGCCTCCACCGTCTACAACCTGACCCGACCCGGCAAGGCGCGGCCGGTGCTGAGGCGGCTGGACGAGGCGGCGATCTTCCTGATGATCGCGGGCAGCTACACCCCCTTCACGACCCAGCGATTCGAGGGATGGTGGGCCATCGGCTTCACGGTCGTGGTCTGGGCCATCGCCTTTGCCGGTGTGGGTGCCAAGCTGGTCGCGCCCCGGATCTCGGACACCTTCTGGAGCGGGGTCTATGTGGTGTTCGGCTGGCTGGCCGTCATCGCGCTGAAGCCCATGATCGACACCGTCAATCCGGTCGCCCTGGCCCTGCTGGTGCTGGGCGGGCTGATCTACACGTCGGGCGTGCTGATCTTCATCTCACCCAAGGTGAAGTATCGCCGGGCCATCTGGCACGGGTTCGTGGTCGCGGGCGCGGGTGTTCACTGGGCCGCCGTTCTGGTCGGGGTGGTCCTGGCCCCCAACCTGGCCTGATACCGAACCGTCACATGCCCACTGGCGTCCCGCTTCGCGCTGCGGGATAACGCGGACTGCAACAGCGAGGAAACGCCCCCGTGGCTGACAGCAATACCCCCGGCAAGAAGACCAAGGACACCGGCAGGGCCGGCGACGCCGTGGTGATCAAGAAATACGCCAACCGGCGCCTCTACAACACCTCGACCTCGGCCTATGTGACGCTGGAGGATCTGGCGACCATGGTCCGCGAGGGCACCGACTTCGTGGTCTTCGACGC is part of the Brevundimonas sp. AJA228-03 genome and harbors:
- a CDS encoding type II toxin-antitoxin system Phd/YefM family antitoxin, which encodes MSEYSIAMAKDQLPRIIDRMLDGEAVTITRRGRPVARVIPIEPERPATRRIDVQALRRLREAGSTGKTPVIDTVQAMRDDYRY
- the trpB gene encoding tryptophan synthase subunit beta, with product MPDGEGRFGPYGGRFVAETLMPLVLELNHAYERCKADPTFQAELDDYLTHYVGRPSPLYLAQRLTDHYGAANIWFKRDELNHTGAHKINNCMGQILLAMRMGKKRIIAETGAGQHGVATATVCARFGLQCVVYMGAADVQRQSPNVFRMKLLGAEVIPVTSGRGTLKDAMNEAMRDWVTNVEDTYYLIGTAAGPHPYPAMVRDFQSVIGKETKVQMQARRGKLPDAVVAAIGGGSNAIGLFHPFIGDAGVRMIGIEAAGRGLDGPDHAASLQGGRPGVLHGNRTYLLQDADGQILEGHSISAGLDYPGIGPEHAWLKDMGRAEYRAATDAEALEAFQLCSKLEGIIPALEPSHALARIGEIAAEIGTGGDVVLNMCGRGDKDIFAVARHLGVEL
- a CDS encoding hemolysin III family protein — protein: MLHILKRHAARICTPDQIDLEEHYQSRAEHTADLVVHVVGLTLAAVGGLVLAILSAIYGGVAAATATGVYALCLVAMLTASTVYNLTRPGKARPVLRRLDEAAIFLMIAGSYTPFTTQRFEGWWAIGFTVVVWAIAFAGVGAKLVAPRISDTFWSGVYVVFGWLAVIALKPMIDTVNPVALALLVLGGLIYTSGVLIFISPKVKYRRAIWHGFVVAGAGVHWAAVLVGVVLAPNLA
- a CDS encoding type II toxin-antitoxin system VapC family toxin, whose product is MNVVLDTSVLVAAFTEDAHSLQAEAWLDRDAPFLVSDWAAAEFSAAIRTKVRQGYLKVELVPEVEAIFDSWTRDQGGKYPVQASDHVSARLLVVRHYRLRAPDALHLAIALRLNAAFATFDRCLQQASLAEGMPAFAP
- the accD gene encoding acetyl-CoA carboxylase, carboxyltransferase subunit beta; this encodes MAEKTPPKPPEKRGGWLSRFAPGVRKIVSRRETPDNLWVKDPDSGDMLYRPDLETALWVTPSGRHMRINASQRLGYTFDGGAYEPIASPEVAEDPLKFSDGKPYRERLIAARKATGLKDAMSIGFGDIGGTPAVAVVQDFAFMGGSLGMAAGEGFIAAAHAAIARNVPLVCFTAAGGARMQEGALSLMQMARTTLAVQELKDARLPYVVVLTDPTTGGVTASYAMLGDVHLAEPGALIGFAGPRVIETTIREKLPPGFQRSEYLQEKGMVDRVVPRADLPATLGKILSMLMGGRRQAA
- a CDS encoding pseudouridine synthase codes for the protein MTKEKTSRVDKLLGSLGYGSRSEIARLGKVGGIVLDGADLTDVSRRISVTPDLPDRMQVDGRPLDPPAGLVLILNKPLGMTCSHKEDGDLVYDVLPDRWRRRDPAISTIGRLDKQTSGLLLLTDDGDLLHRVISPKRHVAKVYRATLARPLDGTEGDVFAAGGLVLEGEDKPLAPAVLEVLSPTEARLTVTEGRYHMVRRMFAAVGNHVEALHRERVGGLALPDDLAPGAWRLAREGEIGSIFA
- a CDS encoding acetyl-CoA C-acetyltransferase, which produces MTDVVIVSAARTPVGSFLGALSSLPASRLGEIAIKAALERAGVDPAEVDEVILGHVLQAAAGQGPARQASMGAGIPKETPAWSLNQICGSGLRAVALGYQQIALGDAKIIVAGGQESMSQAPHAQHLRTGHKMGDVAFTDTMIKDGLWDAFNGYHMGQTAENIAEKYQISRADQDAFALASQHKAEAAQTSGKFDEEIVPVVIPGKKGDVTVDRDEYIRHGATLESMEKLRPAFTRDGSVTAANASGLNDGAAAMVLMSADDAKARGLEPLATIRSWATAGVDPAIMGTGPIPASRKALEKAGWTVADLDRVESNEAFAAQSLCVLKELGLDPAKVNVNGGAIAIGHPIGASGARILTTLLHELKRSGGKKGLATLCIGGGMGVAMCVERA
- a CDS encoding phosphoribosylanthranilate isomerase; the protein is MTRVKICGLTTPDTLDAALEHGAAFVGAVFFARSPRNITPEDARPLFERVRGRAAIVAVTVDADDDLLSRIGAHLRPDFVQLHGRESVARAHEVRRLTGAGIVKVLSVSTPADLDAADVWEDHAEHLMFDARPPSGSDLPGGVGARFDWAMMRGRAFRHDWFLAGGLTPDNAVAAAAISGAPLLDVSSGVESDPGVKDAARIAAFLKAVA
- a CDS encoding class I SAM-dependent methyltransferase, with translation MILYGRPPLVFDPPGTATQTSPLIPGSTALESLPDDSVEGAMIYAPPGVLERRYTLAQALRALKVGGRLDVMAPKDRGGSRLKKELEAFGLEVGESAKAHHRRCVVVKPGRVTGIEEAIAGASPQTFETDNGQILWTQPGVFAWDRIDAGSAFLEGQLLHQGSDMGLKGAGADLGCGTGVLSWSILDEFSKVTSLRMIDIDRRAIEMAKKNVIDPRAQFEWADARSIEGTGDLNFIVMNPPFHDGGAETKRLGLAFIQKAAQMLTKGGELWMVANRHLPYEAELKALFKRVEPIGDNGAFKVFWAQK
- the trpA gene encoding tryptophan synthase subunit alpha; its protein translation is MTTSRIDARFAALKVEGRAGFVAYVMAGDPSRDEAMAILRGLPAAGADIIELGFPFSDPMAEGPPIQRAALRGLKAGLTLKGTLHLARAFREGDADTPLILMGYLNPIESYGYDAFARDAAAAGVDGCIVVDCPPEEADPLTDALDAASVSLIRLATPTSDDARLEVIARRTSGFVYYVSVAGVTGVKEAQSASVAPAVARVRRASGLPVAVGFGVRTPERAAEIARVADAVVAGSVLVDEVAAALDANEPVALRVLAKVKALADAVRGARVAENV
- a CDS encoding folylpolyglutamate synthase/dihydrofolate synthase family protein; translation: MDPVSARLLARHPQKIDLSLDRMRTLCAVLGQPQMQLPPVIHVAGTNGKGSTIAFIRAMAEAAGLKVHVYTSPHLVRFNERIRLEGELIADARLSAILDRIEAVRGVEATVFETTTAAAFVAMAEVPADLAIIEVGLGGSLDATNVIDRPLLSVIAPVDYDHAEFLGTRIEGIAGEKAGILKAGARGIVARQQAAAMAVIEARAASVLTPLTVMGTDFDAWAERGGMVFQDQERFLDLPAPGLRGPHQIANAGLAVAVALELDLPEAAIAAGISGATWPARMQRLTAGPYGEMARAADAELWLDGGHNPHAGRALAEALAERQARAPRPLALIVGMLANKDHAGFFEALKGSEAHVFTVGFDGAAADPTALAAVARGHGLGAQSSSSVEAALSRALRLGAGRVVICGSLYLAGEVLGASEETWPV